The region TGTTCAAGATTGACCGCGCAACTACTGAAGTCTGATGCCCTTGTAATGCAGGAGCAAACCCATGCCGATCGAGCCATCCGACAACAAAAACACCACAGCCGCTCCGGACGGGCAGCAAACCGTCAAGATACCTGCGCCACTTGAACGCAGCCGGTTCGGCGGTACGCAACGTCGCCATGAGCGCCCGGACGAAGACGACGCACCCGTGTCACGCAGTGACCTCAGCAAAGGCCCTGAGGAAGTGCTTGAGGACCGCGAAGCACATATCAACTGGAGCGTTCTGCTGATCTCGTCACTGGTGATCCTGGCGTTCTCGATCTGGGCCATTGTCATGCCCGATGAAGCACGCACGACGATGAAAACAGCCGTCGACTGGATTGCGATCAACCTCGGTTGGTACTACGTGGTCACGATCACCTTAGTGATCGGCTTCGTACTTTGGGTGGCGTTCTCCAAGGAGGGCGATGTGCGAATCGGCCCCGACCACTCACGGCCGCAGTACAAGCTCGTGACCTGGGTCGCGATGCTGTTTGCTGCCGGTGTCGGGATCGACATGCTCTTCTACTCAGTTACAGGGCCGGTGGTGCAGTACCTTTACCCACCCTCCGGCGAGGGCAGTACATCGGCAGCAAGGCAGGATGCAGTGGTCTGGACCATGTTCCACTACGGCATCGCAGGCTGGGCAATGTATGCATTACTCGGTATGGCCATGGGGTATTTCGCCTATCGCTGGGACATGCCGTTGTCGATCCGTGCGGCTCTCTATCCGCTGCTCGGCAAACGTGTACGTGGCCCCTTGGGCGACGGCATCAGCATCATTGCGCTGGTGGGCACCGTGTTCGGTGTGGCGACATCAATGGGCATCGGCGTCGTGTTGCTAAGCGTCGGGTTCTCGCTGATTTTCGGCTTTGAACAGGGCCTCACGCTGCAAATCGCGCTGGTCATCGGCGCTGTGATCCTGACCATCGCCGCCACCACCTCCGGTGTCGATCGCGGCATCCGCTGGATCGCCGAGCTGAACCTCTGGAGCGCGGTGGCGATGATGCTTTACATCCTTTTCACCGGGCAAACGGCATTTCTCCTGAACGCTCTGGTCGAAAACATCGGCCAGTTCATTGTCACGTTCCCCGCGCGCACGCTGCAAACCTTCGCCTATGAGCCTGAGGGTGCCGAGTGGATGGGCGGATGGACGCTATTCTTCTGGGCGTTCTGGCTTGCGTGGGGGCCCTTTGTTGGCGTTTTCCTCGCCCGTATTTCGCGCGGGCGGACGCTGCGCGAATTCGTGATTGCAGCAATCACTGCCCCGGTCCTGTGCGACTTCATTATCGTCTCGCTGTTCGGCAACTCGGCGCTGTTCGAGGTGCTGCAGGGCAACACGGCATTTGCCGAGCTTGCGGTCCAGAGTCCAGAGCAAGGCTGGTACGCACTCCTGGGGATGTTTCCCGGCTCGACTTTCCTGATTTGGCTGGCAACGCTCTCGGGGCTGTTGTTCTACCTCACCAGCGCAAACTCGGGGGCAATGGTGATGTCCAACTTCTCGGCCTCAATTCCGGATCCGTCGCACGACGGACCCAGTTGGCTACGTATCTTCTGGGCAATCCTCACGGCGGTGCTGACAATCGCGATGCTGTTCGCCGGCGGAGTCACAACCATGGAGTACGCGACGCTGATTTTCGCGCTTCCGGTGACGATTGTTGCCTATCTGGTGATGGCATCGTTCTACAAGGTGCTGAGAATGGAGCGGGCCGAACGTGAAGGGCGGGTGCTGCGCAGACCTTCGATAGCGCCAATCGGTGGGCATGTCCCGGAAAGGTCGTGGAAGCAGCGGCTTGAACAGCTGCGCGCCTACCCGTCGCTGCGCCAGGTGACTCAGTTCCTTGATCGAACCGTACGCCCGGCGCTCGACGAAGTCGCTGCGGAGTTCCGGAATCAGGGCTACAACATCGAGCAGGACACGACTACCAATGTGAACGGTATCGAGGAACCCCTGCTGCGAGTGTCCATGGACGCTTTTCGCGATTTTTACTACCACGTCGCCGTTGTCGAAGCGCCGGTACCGATGTTCAGTGGCCGAATGTCGCGTGAAACCGATGTCTACTACCGGCTGGAGGTTTACACCCAGACCGGCTCTGGAGGCTATGACCTGATGGGCCTGACCAAACAGCAGATCATTGACGACGTCCTCGAGCGATACGAGGCACACCTTGCATTCCTCACTTTCTCCTCGCAGACCGATACTGCATCCGTCCTGACACCGCCGAAGGGGGCAGGGGAACAAGCCGGGTCTTAAGCTGGCAACTTGTCCCCGAACGGCTACCTGCTGTGCAAGCAGCCCTTACCAATCACTGGAGCCTGTATGTTGATCGACCATCTTGACCACCTGGTATTGACGACCTGCGACGTCGACGCCTGCAAGGATTTCTATACCCGGGTCCTGGGCATGCGTGCCGAGACCTTTGGCAGCGGTCGTTTGGCGTTCCATTTCGGCGAGCAGAAAATCAACGTCCACGAGCGTGGACATGAGATAAACCCCAAAGCCCATTTACCCGTCCCCGGTTCGCTGGATCTCTGCTTCATCGCCAGTGAAGGGCTGGATCGTGTGATCGCGCATTTGAATGAACAGCGCTGGCCCATTCTGGAGGGGCCTGTACCGCGAACCGGGGCCACAGGCCCCATTCGTTCGGTGTACCTGAGAGATCCGGACCTGAACCTGATCGAGATTGCCGAAAAGGCCTGACGTCGAGCCTCGTGCGCCTCGACGTCAACCCAGGCTGTCACTGAGGCTTGTCAGCGGCATCTTCTTGCGCAGCCGTATCGATACTTACCACCACCGACATGCCCGGACGCAGCCGCTCGCTCTGCTCCTGGCCTTCATCCACGGTGATACGCACCGGCACCCGCTGTGAAATCTTGACGAAGTTGCCGGTGGCGTTGTCCGCCTGCAACAGGCTGAACTCCGACCCGGTTGCCGGTGAGATACGCTGCACCCGGCCCTGGAATTTGCGGTGACCCAGCGCATCCACAGTGAAGCTCGCCGGCTGGCCGACCTTCACGTTGTCCATCTGGGTTTCCTTCATGTTGGCAATCACCCAGAACTGGTTGGGCACCAATGCCATCAACTGCGCACCGGAGTTCACATAGCCCCCCAGACGCACACCGATTTGTCCAAGCTGGCCGTCCTTTGGCGCGATGATGCGGGTGTTGGACAAATCGATCCGGGCCAGTTGAACGGCCGCTTCCGCACTGGCCACGGCGGCCTCCAGCGAGCCCCGGTTAACGATGACGGTTTGCAGGTCCTGTCGCGCAATTTCCAGGTTTGCCTGGGCCTGGGCCACCGCGGCTATGGCCTGAGCGTTCGCGGCCAGCGTAACGTCGAGCTCGCGCCGGGACACGGAGCCGTCATCGACCAGCGCCTGGTTACGTCGCAGATCGGCCGCGCTTTTACGCGCCTGCGCCTGCGCATCGGCAACACCGGCCTGGCGCAGCTTGATCGTAGCTTCGGCACTGTTGCGTTGCTGCACCACGTTGGCCAGCGCGGCTTTTTGCACTGCCAGTTGCGCCAGGGACTGATCAAGGCGCTGCCTGTAGATCCGGTCGTCGAGGCGCACCAGCAGGTCACCGGCTTTCACGAACTGAAAGTCCTGCACCGGCACTTCGTATACATAGCCGCTCAGCTGCGGGCCGATGATGGTCACCTGACCGCGCACGAGGGCGTTTTCCGTGGTTTCGATCGAGCTGCTGAACGGCGGCAATTGCCAGGCGTACAACACCACCAGCACCCCGGCCAGGGCAACACCCGCAAAACCCAGGCTGGACATAATGCGCACAGGCCGAGAACGAGGTTCAGTGTTCGCAGTGGGCGGCGGCTCGGAGCCCTCAGGCGTGGCGGCAATGGCGTTGGTGGTTGTGGTCGTCGGTTCGGTCATGTAGAGGTGGCACCGCTGGGTTGTACGGAAGGAATGGCGGGAGTCGGGGCGACAGCCTTGGTGGTGCACCTCAACCATAACGCACGAATGGAGATCCAGATCATGGTCAGTATGGCTATGACGGCAATCAGCATGAACACATCGTTATAGGCCAGCACATTGGCCTCACGGGTGGCGGCCGCGGCCAGACTGCGGATGCCCTGCAGGTTGCGCAGACTTGGGTCGGCGATCAATGAACCGACGGCCGAACCGCCGCTCTGCACCCGCGCTTCGACACGAGGATCGAGCAAGGTCAGGTGCTCGACGATGTGACTGGAGTGAAATTTCTCGCGCACGATCTGGAACGTCCCCAGCAGCGCTGCACCGATCAGGCCGCCCAGGTTCTGGCAGATCCCGAACAGCACCGAGAAACTGATCAGGTTGCGCGGGTTGCTCAATACATTGCCCATGCCATAGATCATGGTCGGGCCGAGGAAAAATGTCCCGCCGAAAGCCAGGAGAAACTGGCTGATATAGAGGTTTCCCGGGCGCGTCAGGTTGTTGGAGTAGCTGTCCATCACTGAACCGGTGGCCATCAGCGCCAACGAAATGATCACGGGCAGGTACAGGTGTTTCGGGTTGATCGTCAGCGCGCTGATGACGAGACCGGCCACGCTGCCCAGCAGCATGACCACATACAGGCTGTGCAACTGCTGGCTGCTCATGTTCAGCGTCTGCATGAAGCCAACCGCTCCGGTGGACTGCTCCGACAGCACCATGCGGATCAGAATCACTGACAGGCCCAGACGGATCATGGTCCCGCTGCCCAGCCAGCGGGTCATCAACATGGGATTGTCGCGGTTATGCTCGATGGCCAGCCCCGCCATGATCAGCACTATTGACCCCACCGACGCATAACCGATCCAGGTTGCCTCGAGCCACCAGTCGATGCGCCCCAGGGACAGCACGGCACACAGCAGGGCCACGCCGCTGGCCAATAATGTGAAGGTGAGAAAATCAAGGGCCTCGAAGGTCTTGAAGCGATCGCCCGGTGGCAGCTTGAGCAGGAACACACAGCCCAGCGACAGCAGCGCCATACCCAGCTCAAACAGGTAGAGCCCGCGCCACTCGGCAATCTGCAGCAGATCTTCAGAGAACAACCGGGCCAGCGGCAAGGCCAACTGCGAAGCCCCCAGGCCCAGCACCAGCGCCTTCAGCCGCCACTTGCTCGGGAACGCCTGGATCATGTAGTACAGGCCCAGCGAGGTCAGTGCCGCACCCACCATGCCATGGGCCGCCCGTACGGCAATCGCCGAGTTGAGGTCGTTGACGAACAAGTGAGCGAAGGTGACCAGCGCATAGAGCACCAGAAACACCTCAGTGAATGCCCTCAGGCCAAACTGCTGGCGAAACTTGACCAGCAGCAGGTTCATCGAGACGTTGGTCATGACATACGCGGCCGGCAGCCAGGCCATTTCCGCAGTGGTTGCGCCGAGTGAACCCTGCAGATAAGGCAGGTTGGCAATCACCAGCGAGTTACCCAGGCCACCGGTCAACGCCACCAGTAAACCTACCAGCGCAAAGGCCAAACGTTTTAAGGATGGGTGTTCAGGCGTTGAAGGCGAGCCCGGAAGGGACGGCTTTTCATGGGGCAGCCAGTCACGCGGGGTGTAGTCTTTCATTCAAAGGCCTTAAAAACACGGCTGGACTCATGAGCGCGACAGCCGGGCTCAGTGGCACTATCTTCTCATGATTATCGCCAAGGATTGCACCATGCCCGATATTGCCTCAACGGCTGTGCCGTCGCCAGATGTGCACGACGTAGACGGCACGCAGCAGCCAGGCACCGGTCGTAAAAAGCAGCGCGGGCCAAATGGTTCAATGCACTGGCGTGAAACGCACGATACCCAACAAATTTCTCGCTTGCAGCGTTTCGGCTGGCAAAGGGCCGGCCAAGGCGGTGCGGTATCACGCATAAGCGGGTCGAGTCCGGGTTGTTACTTTTTCATGCCACCGTTTTCATGTCCGCAAGCTGGGGATTTCGCGGGCGCGACACGCTCAGCCCCAGAAGTCCGCCGATCACCAGTGCCCCTGCCATGAAGTACATGGCCGCCTGGGTGTTGCCGGTGAGCTGCGTCAACCAGCCGACCACAATCGTGCTGAAGAACCCTGCGACATTCCCCAGTGAGTTGATCAACGCAATCCCGGCCGCCGCCGCAGCGCCGCCGACCACAGCCGTGGGCATGCCCCAGAACACGGGCAAGCTGCTGATCATGGCTGCGGTGCCGATGGTCAGACCGATCATCGACAGCAACAGGCTGTCGCCGAACAAGGTGCCGAACACGACGCCGCCAGCGCCGATAAAGGCGCAGACACCGAGGTGCCAGCGATATTCGCGATGGCGGTCGGAGCTGCGTCCCACCAGTACCATGCTCAGGGTCGCCACGGAGTAGGGGATTGCAGTCAGTACACCGATGGCCCACGGTTCGGCCACGCCGCTGTTGCGGATGATGGTCGGCATCCAGAAGCTGATCACGTACTGCCCCAAGACCAGGCAGAAATAAACCGCGCCCAGCAGCCAGATTTTCGGATTCAATAAACCGTCGCGCACCGAATTTCGGGGCTTATCCATGGCTTCGCGGTCCAGGGCCGCCTGCATCCCGCGCTTTTCTTCGGGGCTGAGCCAGGGGGCATCGGCGATGCGGTCACGCAGCAGGAAGAACACTGCAGCCCCCAGCGCCACTGCCGGCAGGCCTTCAATCACGAACAGCCATTGCCAGCCGGCATAACCTGCGACGCCATCGAGCGACTGCATGATCAGCCCGGAAATCAGCGAGCCGAGCATGCTCGAGATCGGCAGGGCAGCGATGAACAATGAAATCATCACCCCGCGCCGATGACTCGGGAACCAGGTGGTGAGGTAGAAAATAATCCCGGGGAAGAAACCGGCTTCGGCGACGCCAATCAGAAAGCGCAGCACGTAAAAACTCATCGGCGTTTCGATAAACATCATGGCGGCCGAGAGCAGGCCCCAGGTCATCATGATCCGTGCGATCCAGCGCCGGGCGCCAAACCGGTGCAGTGCAATATTGCTGGGGATCTCGAACATCAGGTAACCGACAAAAAACACACCGGCGCCTAACCCGTAAACGGCATCGCTGAACTTCAAGTCATCGAGCATCTGCAAT is a window of Pseudomonas taetrolens DNA encoding:
- the betT gene encoding choline BCCT transporter BetT, whose protein sequence is MPIEPSDNKNTTAAPDGQQTVKIPAPLERSRFGGTQRRHERPDEDDAPVSRSDLSKGPEEVLEDREAHINWSVLLISSLVILAFSIWAIVMPDEARTTMKTAVDWIAINLGWYYVVTITLVIGFVLWVAFSKEGDVRIGPDHSRPQYKLVTWVAMLFAAGVGIDMLFYSVTGPVVQYLYPPSGEGSTSAARQDAVVWTMFHYGIAGWAMYALLGMAMGYFAYRWDMPLSIRAALYPLLGKRVRGPLGDGISIIALVGTVFGVATSMGIGVVLLSVGFSLIFGFEQGLTLQIALVIGAVILTIAATTSGVDRGIRWIAELNLWSAVAMMLYILFTGQTAFLLNALVENIGQFIVTFPARTLQTFAYEPEGAEWMGGWTLFFWAFWLAWGPFVGVFLARISRGRTLREFVIAAITAPVLCDFIIVSLFGNSALFEVLQGNTAFAELAVQSPEQGWYALLGMFPGSTFLIWLATLSGLLFYLTSANSGAMVMSNFSASIPDPSHDGPSWLRIFWAILTAVLTIAMLFAGGVTTMEYATLIFALPVTIVAYLVMASFYKVLRMERAEREGRVLRRPSIAPIGGHVPERSWKQRLEQLRAYPSLRQVTQFLDRTVRPALDEVAAEFRNQGYNIEQDTTTNVNGIEEPLLRVSMDAFRDFYYHVAVVEAPVPMFSGRMSRETDVYYRLEVYTQTGSGGYDLMGLTKQQIIDDVLERYEAHLAFLTFSSQTDTASVLTPPKGAGEQAGS
- a CDS encoding VOC family protein → MIDHLDHLVLTTCDVDACKDFYTRVLGMRAETFGSGRLAFHFGEQKINVHERGHEINPKAHLPVPGSLDLCFIASEGLDRVIAHLNEQRWPILEGPVPRTGATGPIRSVYLRDPDLNLIEIAEKA
- a CDS encoding HlyD family secretion protein, which codes for MTEPTTTTTNAIAATPEGSEPPPTANTEPRSRPVRIMSSLGFAGVALAGVLVVLYAWQLPPFSSSIETTENALVRGQVTIIGPQLSGYVYEVPVQDFQFVKAGDLLVRLDDRIYRQRLDQSLAQLAVQKAALANVVQQRNSAEATIKLRQAGVADAQAQARKSAADLRRNQALVDDGSVSRRELDVTLAANAQAIAAVAQAQANLEIARQDLQTVIVNRGSLEAAVASAEAAVQLARIDLSNTRIIAPKDGQLGQIGVRLGGYVNSGAQLMALVPNQFWVIANMKETQMDNVKVGQPASFTVDALGHRKFQGRVQRISPATGSEFSLLQADNATGNFVKISQRVPVRITVDEGQEQSERLRPGMSVVVSIDTAAQEDAADKPQ
- a CDS encoding MFS transporter, with the protein product MKDYTPRDWLPHEKPSLPGSPSTPEHPSLKRLAFALVGLLVALTGGLGNSLVIANLPYLQGSLGATTAEMAWLPAAYVMTNVSMNLLLVKFRQQFGLRAFTEVFLVLYALVTFAHLFVNDLNSAIAVRAAHGMVGAALTSLGLYYMIQAFPSKWRLKALVLGLGASQLALPLARLFSEDLLQIAEWRGLYLFELGMALLSLGCVFLLKLPPGDRFKTFEALDFLTFTLLASGVALLCAVLSLGRIDWWLEATWIGYASVGSIVLIMAGLAIEHNRDNPMLMTRWLGSGTMIRLGLSVILIRMVLSEQSTGAVGFMQTLNMSSQQLHSLYVVMLLGSVAGLVISALTINPKHLYLPVIISLALMATGSVMDSYSNNLTRPGNLYISQFLLAFGGTFFLGPTMIYGMGNVLSNPRNLISFSVLFGICQNLGGLIGAALLGTFQIVREKFHSSHIVEHLTLLDPRVEARVQSGGSAVGSLIADPSLRNLQGIRSLAAAATREANVLAYNDVFMLIAVIAILTMIWISIRALWLRCTTKAVAPTPAIPSVQPSGATST
- a CDS encoding MFS transporter; amino-acid sequence: MNTLSPQPGDMPDHALQSAYRKTAWRVIPLLIVCYLVAYLDRVNVGFAKLQMLDDLKFSDAVYGLGAGVFFVGYLMFEIPSNIALHRFGARRWIARIMMTWGLLSAAMMFIETPMSFYVLRFLIGVAEAGFFPGIIFYLTTWFPSHRRGVMISLFIAALPISSMLGSLISGLIMQSLDGVAGYAGWQWLFVIEGLPAVALGAAVFFLLRDRIADAPWLSPEEKRGMQAALDREAMDKPRNSVRDGLLNPKIWLLGAVYFCLVLGQYVISFWMPTIIRNSGVAEPWAIGVLTAIPYSVATLSMVLVGRSSDRHREYRWHLGVCAFIGAGGVVFGTLFGDSLLLSMIGLTIGTAAMISSLPVFWGMPTAVVGGAAAAAGIALINSLGNVAGFFSTIVVGWLTQLTGNTQAAMYFMAGALVIGGLLGLSVSRPRNPQLADMKTVA